The Manihot esculenta cultivar AM560-2 chromosome 11, M.esculenta_v8, whole genome shotgun sequence genome includes a region encoding these proteins:
- the LOC110625510 gene encoding serine/threonine protein phosphatase 2A 57 kDa regulatory subunit B' beta isoform gives MIETIKQRKAEKGFRDMMNVHRNSPKASPGRRSTTLKHLFDLDSKNNNDNFSSSTRIISQSSSDPENERILSIISHCSTIFTFTDPLESPSLQDIKRGNLIQLLSILKSLKKPLPDQILSPLVTMISVNLFHSIPPSNNNAAITGDFLDDEEFGSALSPTWPHLQLVYDILLRLVLNMDPKVLRNYIDQPFLTNVLCLFQSEDPRERESLKNVYHRIYSKFTFYRSFMRKSMSEVFLHYIFETEKHCGIGELLEIWGSIINGFTVPLKEEHKLFLMRVLIPLQKGKGMQLYHRQLSYCVNQFVQKEPMLGGIVIRGVLKYWPITNCQKEVLLIGELEELVENIDPDHYRKLALPLCTQITRCLNSWNSQVAERALYVWNNEQFVKMAHSALEEVFPVVVEGMEKNLKWHWSKSVKQLTENVKAMLEEMDPSLYEKCLQEIGQKEYLAEQEEANRKKKWERIEMEAAKNQFLQPQKFICVSH, from the exons ATGATTGAAACaatcaagcaaaggaaagcaGAGAAAGGATTCAGAGACATGATGAATGTTCATAGAAACTCTCCAAAAGCTTCTCCAGGGAGAAGATCTACCACCTTGAAGCATCTCTTTGATTTAGATTCCAAAAATAACAATGACAATTTCTCTTCCAGTACCAGAATTATCAGCCAGTCTTCTTCAGATCCTGAAAATGAAAGAATCCTGTCTATTATATCTCATTGTTCCACCATTTTCACCTTTACTGATCCTCTGGAGTCTCCTTCTCTGCAAGATATCAAGAGAGGCAATCTCATCCAGCTCCTGTCTATATTAAAATCCCTGAAAAAGCCACTTCCTGATCAAATTCTATCCCCACTTGTCACCATGATTTCTGTCAACCTCTTCCACTCTATACCTCCATCTAACAACAACGCCGCCATCACCGGAGACTTCCTTGACGATGAAGAATTTGGTTCTGCTCTTTCACCCACATGGCCACATCTGCAACTTGTTTACGACATTTTGCTTAGGCTAGTGCTCAACATGGATCCCAAGGTTCTCCGCAATTACATCGACCAACCTTTTCTCACCAATGTACTATGTCTCTTTCAGTCTGAGGATCCTAGAGAACGTGAGAGTTTGAAGAATGTTTACCACAGAATATATTCAAAGTTCACGTTCTACCGTTCattcatgagaaaatcaatGAGCGAAGTCTTCTTGCACTATatatttgagacagagaagcaCTGTGGGATTGGTGAACTGCTGGAGATATGGGGAAGTATCATCAATGGCTTCACAGTTCCATTAAAGGAGGAGCACAAGCTGTTCTTGATGAGAGTGCTTATTCCTCTGCAAAAGGGCAAGGGAATGCAGCTTTATCATCGTCAGCTATCTTATTGTGTGAATCAGTTTGTGCAGAAGGAGCCAATGCTTGGTGGGATTGTGATTAGAGGTGTGTTAAAGTATTGGCCTATTACTAATTGCCAGAAGGAAGTTTTGCTTATTGGTGAATTAGAGGAACTTGTGGAAAATATAGATCCTGACCATTATAGAAAGTTGGCTTTGCCTCTTTGCACCCAAATTACAAGATGCTTGAACAGTTGGAACTCACAG GTCGCAGAGCGTGCATTATACGTATGGAACAACGAACAATTTGTGAAGATGGCACATTCAGCGCTAGAAGAGGTGTTTCCTGTTGTGGTGGAAGGCATGGAGAAGAACCTAAAGTGGCATTGGAGCAAAAGTGTGAAGCAATTGACAGAAAATGTAAAGGCAATGCTAGAAGAAATGGATCCAAGTTTATACGAGAAGTGCCTGCAAGAAATTGGCCAGAAAGAATACTTGGCTGAGCAAGAAGAGGCCAATAGAAAGAAAAAATGGGAAAGAATAGAAATGGAAGCAGCCAAGAACCAGTTCCTTCAACCACAGAAGTTTATTTGTGTTTCTCATTGA